ACCATAGCTGGTTGGACACATAGTTATGGCAAAGTTTGAATGAATAACTGACAACTAAAATAGTGCTTTCAGTAATTTATATTTTTAGCTCAAATTATGTGGTCTAATGTTGAATTGgaacattttggagtcacttggaTACATTTAAACACCATAACTACAAAACACCAGACTCTCACAGGCTTCATTTtctatttatttcaactttatttaaccaggtaggatagttgagaacaagttctcatttacaactgcgacctggccaagataaagcaaagcagttcgacacatacaacaacacagagttacacatggaataaacaaacatacagtcaataataaagtAGAAAActctatatacattgtgtgcaaatgaggtaagataagggaggtaaggcaataaatagaccgtAGTGGTAAAATAATTACAataaagcaattaaacactggaatggtagaagatGAAtgagcaagtagagatactggggtgcaaaggagcaagataaataaataaataacaatatggggatgaggtaggtagatagatgggctatttacagatgggctatgaacaggtgcagtgatctgtgagctgctctgacagctggtgcttaaagctagtgagggagatatgagtctccagcttcaatgatttttgcagttcgttccagtcattggcaacagagaactggaaggaaaggcggtcaaagtaggaattggctttgggggtgaccagtgagatatacctactggagtgagtgctacgggtgggtgctgctatggtgaccaatgagctgagataagacggggctttacctagcaaagacttatagatgacctggagccagtgggtttggcgacctggagccagtgggtgaagcgagggccagccaacgagagcgtgcaggtcgcagtggtgggcagtatatggggctttggtgacaaaacgggtggcactgtgatagactgcatccaatttgttgagtaaagtgttggaggctattttgtaaatgacatcgccgaagtcgaggatcggtaggatggtcagttttacgagggtgtgtttagcagcatgagtgaaggatgctttgttgcgaaataggaagccgattctagatttaattttggattggtgatgcttaatgtgagtttggaaggagagtttacagtctaaccagacacctaggtatttgtagttgtccacatattctaaatcagaaccgtcaagagtagtgatgctggacagatGGGCAGGTGCGGGccgcgatcggttgaagagcataaaTTTAGTTTTACTTTCATTTAAAAGCAGtttgaggccacggaaggagagttgtatggcattgaagctcgtctggaggttagttaacagtgtccaaagaaggaccagaagtatacagaacagATAGATTTGCTACATTTGTCATTAGCTGACTAACAAGAAGTATACAGAAGTATAATTGTTTTATTCCTTCAAAACACCAGACTCTCACAGGCTTCATTCATTATAGATGTTTATTCCTTCAGTTGGGAAGAAGATGGATACatacagtgatagaattacattcagaacatataatagtatctccatggtaacagtgatagaattacattcagaacatataatagtatctctatggtaacagtgatagaattacattcagaacatataatagtatctctatggtaacagtgatagaattacattcagaacatataatagtatctctatggtaacagtgatagaattacattcagaacatataatagtatctctatggtaacagtgatagaattacattcagaacatataatagtatctccatggtaacagtgatagaattacattcagaacatataatagtatctctatggtaacagtgatagaattacattcagaacatataatagtatctccatggtaacagtgatagaattacattcagaacatataatagtatctccatggtaacagtgataatattacattcagaacatataatagtatctccatggtaacagtTACATAGTAGTCAGAACCTGACATACTGTTGGACTATGTATTAACAACAGTAATGTCTTTATATCATAACTGAATTAAACTTTATTTTCTTCAGAATTTCATGTGATATATAGACATAGCAGTGAAAGTCAGTATAGAAAGATTTGACTTGAACCCTGGTCTCCCATGAGGGAATGTACTTTATAGTTGTCTGTGTTTCCACTGGACCAAACTCTGGGACAGGAAATGATCTGTGACACCTACAAAGAGACACATTTACAATCCTCATCACATTCCATTAACCGTTTCCTGCTAACATCCCCActtcctacctccctctctctgctcttctctctctctttctgagaaGAACCTCTTGGACACTGCTCTGGGAACACCTGGATATCACCACCTGGGTAGTGCTGCTTCAACATGTTATACAGATCTGCCAAGGTATGGGGGTTCAATACTTTTTTGTTCGGTTCCTCTTCGTTCTCACTCCAGTGTGCTTGGGCAATCCACTGTTTCAGGTTGTTGTTGTAACAGCAGTAGGCTGTCCACATGAGATCTGGGATGTTCACTCGGTTGTTCAGTGTGTTGCTGCTGCTGGGAactgctccagtcaccacatagGCCTTTATCTGGTCGTTAGCATCCTTACAGTTAAGCTCAAGAGCGTCTCTGACTCTGCACTCCATTCTGCTCCAGCTGCCCTGGTTGAAGGATCTTGCCTGGGGAACGATGTTTGTCAGGGTGAAAGTGGACCTCTTGGCAGCATCATCAGGTGCGTACAAACATGGGAAAAGGTGACCTCTGTCCAGATGcttgttgttatttttgtagtCTGTGTCCGCAGCCTGCTGGTTGTGTGGGAAATCTTTATCATCCACCTTCATGTCATGTTGGTTATTTATATCTTCAAGCTGCAGAAACATCAGTCTGACATTACAACTCTAACTAGTTTAGATATTACAACTATTTAACTAGTTTAGACATTACAACTCTTTAACTAGTTTAGACATTACAACTCTTTAACTAGTTTAGACATTACAACTCTTTAACTAGTTTAGACATTACAACTCTTTAATAACTAGTTTAGACATTACAACTCTTTAACTAGTTTAGACATTAAAACTCTTTAACTAGTTTAGACATTACAACTCTTTAACTAGTTTAGACATTACAACGCTTTAACTAGTTTAGACATTACAACTCTTTAACTAGTTTAGACATCACAACTCTTTAACTAGTTTAGACATTACAACTCTTTAACTAGTTTAGACATTACAACTCTTTAACTAGTTTAGACATTACAACTATTTAACTAGTTTAGACATTACAACTCTTTAACTAGTTTAGACATTACGACTCTTTAACTAGTTTAGACATTACAACTCTTTAACTAGTTCAGACATTACAACTCTTTAA
The sequence above is drawn from the Salmo salar unplaced genomic scaffold, Ssal_v3.1, whole genome shotgun sequence genome and encodes:
- the LOC123738291 gene encoding endonuclease domain-containing 1 protein-like; amino-acid sequence: MMGVLNHLSTLLLLSLLPPALSHVVDKFSDVPQCQNFFLEGTTPNLPGILVGGTVQDQNRYKPICQFYKDRYRFATLHDTTNRIPVFSAYTFTGKVVGRPSQSWMIEPQLEDINNQHDMKVDDKDFPHNQQAADTDYKNNNKHLDRGHLFPCLYAPDDAAKRSTFTLTNIVPQARSFNQGSWSRMECRVRDALELNCKDANDQIKAYVVTGAVPSSSNTLNNRVNIPDLMWTAYCCYNNNLKQWIAQAHWSENEEEPNKKVLNPHTLADLYNMLKQHYPGGDIQVFPEQCPRGSSQKEREKSREREVGSGDVSRKRLMECDEDCKCVSL